A stretch of Gadus chalcogrammus isolate NIFS_2021 chromosome 9, NIFS_Gcha_1.0, whole genome shotgun sequence DNA encodes these proteins:
- the fam107b gene encoding protein FAM107B isoform X1, which produces MATMFRYPVFPHLQDRRDPGPPLSAGRSSAMAEPDYLEGDCDELIRPKKLINPVKTSRNHQDLHRELFMNQKRGLAPQNKPELQKVLEKRKREQVLKAQKEEHEAHKKKSDLEIELMKRQQKLEQLDLDQQKNEEEQENTPEFVKMKSNLRRTKQETDGEERTT; this is translated from the exons ATGGCGACTATGTTTAGATACCCCGTCTTTCCCCATCTGCAGG aTCGGCGTGACCCGGGTCCACCTCTGTCCGCGGGGAGGAGCAGTGCCATGGCGGAGCCAGACTACCTGGAGGGTGACTGTGACGAGCTCATCAGACCCAAGAAGCTCATCAACCCCGTGAAGACGTCCCGCAACCACCAGGACCTCCACCGCGAGCTGTTCATGAACCAGAAGAG GGGCCTGGCGCCGCAGAACAAACCAGAGCTGCAGAAGGTtctggagaagaggaagagggagcaggTCCTCAAGGCCCAGAAGGAGGAACACGAGGCGCACAAGAAGAAGAGCGACCTGGAGATAGAGCTGATGAAGAGACAGCAGAAGCTagaacag CTGGATCTCGATCAGCAGAAGaacgaggaggagcaggagaacacCCCCGAGTTTGTGAAGATGAAAAGCAACCTGAGGAGAACCAAGCAGGAGACGGACGGAGAGGAACGGAccacctag
- the fam107b gene encoding protein FAM107B isoform X2, with translation MAEPDYLEGDCDELIRPKKLINPVKTSRNHQDLHRELFMNQKRGLAPQNKPELQKVLEKRKREQVLKAQKEEHEAHKKKSDLEIELMKRQQKLEQLDLDQQKNEEEQENTPEFVKMKSNLRRTKQETDGEERTT, from the exons ATGGCGGAGCCAGACTACCTGGAGGGTGACTGTGACGAGCTCATCAGACCCAAGAAGCTCATCAACCCCGTGAAGACGTCCCGCAACCACCAGGACCTCCACCGCGAGCTGTTCATGAACCAGAAGAG GGGCCTGGCGCCGCAGAACAAACCAGAGCTGCAGAAGGTtctggagaagaggaagagggagcaggTCCTCAAGGCCCAGAAGGAGGAACACGAGGCGCACAAGAAGAAGAGCGACCTGGAGATAGAGCTGATGAAGAGACAGCAGAAGCTagaacag CTGGATCTCGATCAGCAGAAGaacgaggaggagcaggagaacacCCCCGAGTTTGTGAAGATGAAAAGCAACCTGAGGAGAACCAAGCAGGAGACGGACGGAGAGGAACGGAccacctag
- the LOC130388787 gene encoding glycine cleavage system H protein, mitochondrial-like produces the protein MAARGVLRCLSSNFLSVLPSIAPSVQHNPRLLTSISSFQRALATSSRLSAALKFTDKHEWIRVEESGVGTVGISNFAQEALGDVVYCGLPEVGAKLAQQDEFGALESVKAASELYSPLTGEVVEINTLLADKPGLVNKSCYTDGWLMKMSIDNPAELEALMDEKAYERYIRSIED, from the exons ATGGCTGCGCGTGGGGTCCTTCGCTGCCTGTCTTCCAACTTTTTATCCGTCTTACCTTCGATTGCACCTTCGGTCCAACACAATCCACGACTCCTTACATCTATATCGTCTTTTCAACGTGCTCTCGCCACATCCAGTCGGCTCTCTGCAG CGCTGAAATTCACAGACAAGCACGAATGGATCAGAGTAGAAGAGAGTGGGGTAGGAACCGTTGGAATCAGTAACTTTGCCCAG GAAGCTCTCGGAGATGTGGTTTACTGTGGACTACCCGAAGTCGGCGCCAAGCTGGCTCAACAAG ATGAGTTTGGTGCCCTTGAGAGTGTGAAAGCTGCCAGTGAGCTGTACTCTCCTCTCACCGGAGAGGTTGTGGAGATAAACACTCTGCTGGCTGATAAGCCCGGACTGGTCAACAAGTCCTGCTACACAGATG GTTGGCTGATGAAGATGTCCATCGATAACCCCGCTGAGCTGGAGGCTCTCATGGACGAGAAGGCGTACGAGAGGTACATCCGCTCCATCGAGGATTGA
- the si:ch1073-390k14.1 gene encoding deoxyribodipyrimidine photo-lyase, whose amino-acid sequence MNVKRTIAGAADNIASLSNTLQQLVLGGEDPGGFFGICVSAMGHSETLSVFPSLIQPLASVDPSQHSTLIAIYVEYFSKDEEDELEVALALSLLDVEPQQKPACRPESRPPVWQGGYPAKVGGSIPGGATKSKTTTLSGLSYAQSATGGRGRRPSENIPRTGSGVPSSTPPTHPSRDRAPLPTDTHSTTSQTTRHKHVPGLPASPSLHQSDRRQDRVNDPLDTEGTCPDQSQKPKRSKNRRQRGKGCGQRAVVGLPHSPSATPPVLLWLRRDLRLHDNPALIGSLQAGAPVVPVFIWSPEEEEGPGVTMATGGACRYWLHQALACLQGALERLGSHLVLLKADPGSSLGALLGLVEETGARTVLATALYEPWLRERDQRVEAGLRRAGVAWRMVHSYCLRDPYSVSTQGVGLRGLGSVSHFISCCEQNPGPALGPSLDPPVSMPTPSQWPPGDPLDALGLARMPRRKDGTVIDWAANIRASWDFSEQGAHARLEAFLQDGVYRYEKESGRADSPNTSCLSPYLHWGQISPRWLLWDAKSARCRPQKFQRKLAWRDLAYWQLSLFPALPWESLRPAYKALRWSSDRGHLKAWQRGRTGYPLVDAAMRQLWLTGWVNNYMRHVVASFLIAYLHLPWQEGYLWFQDTLLDADVAIDAMMWQNGGMCGLDHWNFVMHPVDAALTCDPCGSYVRKWCPELAALPDDLIHKPWRCPASILRRAGVAFGHTYPEPIVTDLEARRGQSLQDVAQVRSTLSEYVDERSGCDLVPLPPRLVAEALGSAGGDQLRTGGKQFLLPVITRMEFKHRRGDPGEDAAANPYDAVLKGYVSRKRDETVAFLNQRDFSASVMNEGAQRRERLDSDMRILEGLPRAPPGRGRARPTPAAKGQSS is encoded by the exons ATGAACGTTAAACGGACGATAGCCGGAGCGGCCGATAACATTGCCTCTTTAAGTAACACGTTACAACAACTGGTGTTGGGTGGAGAGGATCCAGGAGGGTTCTTCGGTATTTGTGTATCTGCCATGGGACACAGCGAAACCCTGTCGGTCTTTCCATCCCTCATTCAACCTTTGGCTTCTGTGGACCCCTCTCAACACTCCACGCTCATCGCCATTTATGTGGAATACTTCTCAAAA GATGAAGAAGATGAGCTAGAAGTTGCTCTGGCGCTCTCCCTACTTGACGTCGAGCCCCAGCAGAAGCCCGCCTGCAGACCGGAGTCCAGACCGCCCGTCTGGCAGGGAGGGTACCCAGCTAAggttgggggttcgattccggGAGGTGCCACCAAGTCTAAGACCACAACCCTCTCTGGACTCAGCTACGCACAATCAGCTACAGGTGGGAGAGGACGCAGGCCCAGCGAGAACATACCGAGGACGGGCTCCGGGGTCCCGTCTAgtaccccacccacacacccctccagagaccgtgcccccctccccacagacacacactcgacCACGTCGCAGACAACTAGACACAAACACGTCCCCGGTCTTCCTGCCTCTCCCAGCCTCCACCAGAGTGACCGGCGGCAGGACCGTGTTAACGACCCATTGGACACGGAGGGGACCTGCCCTGACCAATCGCAGAAGCCCAAGCGCTCGAAAAACCGGCGTCAGCGCGGAAAGGGGTGTGGCCAGCGTGCGGTGGTGGGGCTGCCTCACTCACCTTCGGCCACGCCTCCTGTGCTGTTGTGGCTCCGCCGGGACCTCAGGCTCCACGACAACCCCGCTCTGATTGGCTCGCTGCAGGCGGGCGCGCCGGTCGTCCCCGTCTTCATATGGAgccccgaggaggaggaggggccgggggtaaccatggcaaccggagGGGCAT GTCGGTACTGGCTCCACCAGGCCCTGGCGTGTCTCCAGGGGGCTCTGGAGCGTCTGGGCAGTCACCTGGTGCTCCTGAAGGCCGACCCGGGCTCCTCTCTGGGGGCGCTCCTGGgcctggtggaggagacggGGGCGCGCACGGTGCTGGCCACGGCGCTGTACGAGCCCTGGCTGAGGGAGCGGGACCAGCGGGTGGAGGCCGGGCTGCGGAGGGCCGGCGTGGCGTGGCGGATGGTGCACTCCTACTGCCTCCGGGACCCGTACTCCGTCAGCACCCAGGGGGTGGGGCTGAGAG GCCTCGGCTCGGTGTCCCACTTCATCAGCTGCTGTGAGCAGAACCCGGGCCCCGCGTTGGGCCCCAGCCTCGACCCGCCCGTTTCCATGCCGACCCCATCCCAGTGGCCCCCGGGGGACCCCCTCGATGCGCTCGGCCTGGCGCGCATGCCACGCAGGAAGGACGGCACCGTG ATTGACTGGGCGGCCAACATCCGCGCCTCGTGGGACTTCAGCGAGCAGGGGGCTCACGCACGTTTAGAGGCCTTTCTGCAAGATG GTGTGTACCGGTACGAGAAAGAGTCCGGACGGGCCGATTCCCCCAACACCAGTTGTCTGTCTCCCTACCTCCACTGGGGGCAGATCAGTCCACGctggttattatgggatgccaAAAGTGCACGGTGCAGACCCCAAAAGTTCCAGCGCAAACTGGCCTGGAGGGACCTGGCGTACTGGCAGCTGTCCCTGTTCCCCGCCCTTCCCTGGGAGTCTCTGCGCCCGGCGTACAAG GCTCTCCGGTGGAGCAGTGACCGGGGCCACCTGAAGGCGTGGCAGCGGGGCCGGACAGGCTACCCCCTGGTGGACGCCGCCATGAGGCAGCTGTGGCTGACCGGCTGGGTCAACAACTACATGAGACACGTGGTCGCGTCCTTCCTCATAGCTTACCTGCATCTGCCCTGGCAAGAGGGGTACCTCTGGTTCCAG GACACTCTGTTGGACGCCGACGTGGCGATCGATGCCATGATGTGGCAGAACGGGGGCATGTGCGGCCTGGACCACTGGAACTTCGTGATGCACCCGGTCGACGCAGCCCTGACCTGTGACCCCTGTGGCAGTTACGTCAGGAAATGGTGTCCTGAACTTGCAGCGCTGCCCGATGACCTCATCCACAAACCCTGGAGATGCCCCGCCTCCATACTGCGGCGTGCAG GTGTTGCTTTTGGACACACCTACCCCGAGCCCATCGTCACAGACCTGGAGGCGCGGAGGGGCCAGTCCCTGCAGGACGTGGCGCAGGTACGGAGCACGTTGAGCGAGTACGTGGACGAGCGTAGCGGCTGTGACCTGGTACCGCTGCCCCCCCGCCTGGTCGCCGAGGCCCTGGGCTCAGCGGGGGGCGACCAGCTCAGGACCGGCGGGAAGCAGTTCCTCCTGCCCGTCATCACCCGCATGGAGTTCAAGCACCGACGGGGCGACCCCGGCGAGGACGCCGCCGCCAACCCCTACGACGCCGTGCTGAAGGGCTACGTGAGCCGCAAGCGCGACGAGACCGTGGCCTTCCTCAACCAGCGGGACTTCTCCGCCAGCGTGATGAACGAGGGGGCGCAGCGGAGGGAGAGGCTGGACAGCGATATGCGGATCCTAGAGGGACTCCCCCGAGCTCCCCCCGGCCGGGGAAGAGCCAGGCCAACCCCCGCGGCCAAGGGCCAATCCTCGTAG